From the genome of Globicephala melas chromosome 11, mGloMel1.2, whole genome shotgun sequence, one region includes:
- the MSH5 gene encoding mutS protein homolog 5 isoform X21, which translates to MASVGATPGRTPQGPGPREASASFPSPAPVPEPREAEEEDEEEPAEIHLCVLWSSGYLGIAYYDTSDSTIYFMPDAPDHESLQLLQRVLDEIDPQSVVTSAKQDENMTRFLGKLASQEHREPKRPEIILLPSVDFGLEISKQRLLSGNYSFIPDSMTATEKILFLSSIIPFDCLLTVRALGGLLKFLGRRRIGVELEDYNVSIPILGFKKFALTHLVSIDQDTYSVLQIFKSEPHPSVYKVASGLKEGLSLFGILNRCRCKWGEKLLSLSRRRAQAPDAQAQWPRPMGPAAPRHVGSSRTGAQTRVPCMAGGLPTTAPPGKPRLWFTRPTQDLEELNSRLDVIQFFLLPQNLDMAQMLHRLLGHIKNVPLILKRMKLSHTKVSDWQVLYKTVYSALGLRDACRSLPQSIQLFRDIAQEFSDDLHHIASLIGKVVDFEGSLAENRFTVLPNIDPEIDEKKRRLTGLPSFLTEVARKELENLDPRIPSCSVIYIPLIGFLLCIPRLPSMVETSDFEIEGLDFMFLSEEKLHYRSARTKELDALLGDLHCDIRGVGPRLPPGRPLGSCQCRPGLWLLKAPLLPTAPWGTNPEWQASSDGALCPNLRAQLRRMRGVQREGQSHHWTQLLREEHIPQTGRGIPTNWASGMFSIVSIPHLPVNPGPYSSSPCVLTPAVMKRP; encoded by the exons ATGGCCTCCGTAGGAGCGACCCCAGGCAGGACGCCGCAGGGACCGGGACCCAGGGAGGCCTCGGCCAGCTTCCCCAGCCCGGCCCCAGTGCCGGAGCCCCGGGAGgccgaggaggaggacgaggaggagccCGCGGAG ATTCATCTGTGTGTGCTGTGGAGCTCAGGGTACCTGGGCATTGCCTACTATGACACTAGTGACTCCACCATCTACTTTATGCCAGATGCCCCAGACCACGAGAGCCTCCAGCTGCTCCAGAGAG TTCTGGATGAAATCGATCCCCAGTCTGTTGTCACGAGCGCCAAACAGGATGAGAATATGACTCGGTTTCTGGGGAAGCTTG CCTCCCAAGAGCACagagagcctaagagacctgAAATCATACTTTTGCCAagtgtggattttg GCCTGGAGATAAGCAAACAGCGCCTCCTTTCTGGAAACTACTCCTTCATACCAGACTCCATGACCGCCACTGAGAaaatcctcttcctctcctccatcaTCCCCTTTGACTGCCTCCTCACG GTTCGAGCACTTGGAGGGCTGCTGAAGTTCTTGGGTCGAAGAAGAATCGGGGTTGAACTGGAAGACTATAACGTCAGCATCCCCATCCTAGGCTTTAAGAAATTTGCGTT GACACATCTGGTGAGCATAGATCAAGACACTTACAG TGTTCTGCAGATATTTAAGAGTGAGCCTCACCCCTCAGTGTACAAAGTGGCCAGTGGACTCAAGGAGGGGCTCAGCCTCTTTG GAATCCTCAACAGATGCCGCTGTAAGTGGGGAGAGAAACTGCTCAG cctctcccgccgcagagcacaggctccagatgcgcaggcccagtggccacggcccatgggcccagccgctccgcggcacgtgggatcctcccggaccggggcacaaacccgtgtcccctgcatggcaggcggactcccaaccactgcgccaccagggaagccccg GCTATGGTTCACACGTCCAACCCAGGACCTGGAGGAACTAAATTCCCGTCTGGATGTCATTCAGTTTTTCCTGTTACCCCAGAATCTGGACATGGCTCAGATGCTGCATCGATTGCTGGGTCACATCAAGAACGTGCCT CTGATTCTTAAACGCATGAAGTTGTCCCACACCAAGGTCAGTGACTGGCAGGTTCTCTACAAG ACAGTGTACAGTGCCCTGGGCCTGAGGGATGCTTGCCGCTCCCTGCCCCAGTCCATTCAGCTCTTTCGGGACATTGCCCAAGAGTTCTCTGATGACCTACACCACATTGCCAGCCTCATTGGGAAAGTG GTGGACTTTGAGGGCAGTCTTGCTGAAAATCGCTTCACAGTCCTCCCCAACATAGATCCTGAAATTGATGAGA AAAAACGAAGGCTGACAGGACTTCCCAGTTTCCTCACTGAGGTGGCTCGGAAGGAGCTGGAGAATCTGGACCCCCGTATTCCTTCATGCAGTGTCATCTACATCCCTCTG ATTGGCTTCCTTCTTTGCATTCCCCGCCTGCCTTCCATGGTGGAGACCAGTGACTTCGAGATTGAGGGTCTGGACTTCATG TTCCTCTCAGAGGAGAAGCTTCACTATCGTAGTGCTCGAACCAAGGAGCTGGATGCATTGCTGGGGGACCTGCACTGCGACATCCGGG GTGTTGGACCTCGCCTCCCGCCTGGACGTCCTCTTGGCTCTTGCCAGTGCCGCCCGGGACTATGGCTACTCAAGGCCCCGTTACTCCCCACGGCTCCTTGGGGTACGAATCCAGAATGGCAG GCATCCTCTGATGGAGCTCTGTGCCCGAACCTTCGTGCCCAACTCCGCAGAATGCGGGGGGTACAAAGGGAGGGTCAAAGTCATCACTGGACCCAACTCCTCAGGGAAGAGCATATACCTCAAACAGGTAGAGGAATCCCTACAAACTGGGCCTCTGGAATGTTCTCCATTGTCTCCATCCCCCACCTGCCAGTCAACCCAGGTCCCTACAGCTCTTCTCCCTGTGTTCTGACCCCAGCTGTCATGAAAAGACCGTAG